In Solanum lycopersicum chromosome 3, SLM_r2.1, the genomic stretch TCATATTTTATCCAGTGAACTTGTTAATGACCACCTGAAGctataataaaaattgatagCTTAAAGCCTTAGATGCTGCTACAGAAATATATATGATGTGCAGATATTCATGTAGATATTTATGCGACATGCACCCAATTGCCTAGCGTGATGGTGTAGCTGGTTTTCTAGGTTTTATTAGGTACCTTCTGGTAATTGCCTGATAGTTTATCATATCAGTATTAAGAGGTTGGCAGTTCTCATTGTAATGGGATGAAGTGGAGAAAACTGTTGACCATTTGGGTGTTGTGGGGTGTGGGTTAGGGTTTGTTATATGATGGTATATGCTATGAGGAATGATAAATGAGGGGGAGGCTGCTGGTGGCTGTGAGATGATGTTTTGGTCAGGCTCTCGAGTATTTGGTTATATTTTGATCTTTGCTTTCCAGAACTTTGTTATGTTGATTTCTTCAAGAAAACTTGTTTTACTCTCATTTTCCTTGTGCTATTTGTCATTTGGTTTTTTATTAACACCATGATGAATAGAAGTATGTTTTATGCTTCATAATAGTAGTGCGGCTTTCATTTAAGAGGGACAAGTAAATTAACTTGTTTATTATATACAGGAAAAATTGTTGGTATCCATTCTGTGAGCGAACTAGAGACGAAGTTAAATGCTGTTTCAAAAGGATCACGTCTAGCTATCCTTTACTTCACTGCAACATGGTGTGGACCATGTCGTTTTATTTCTCCATTTTATACAAGCCTACCCgaaaaatatccaaaagttgcatttttgaagGCTGATATCGATGAGGCTAGAGACGTGGCTTCGAGATGGAACGTCAGTAGTGTTCCAGctttctttttcataaaaaatggcAAGGAGGTCGACAAGGTTGTAGGTGCTGACAAGAATTCACTGGAAAAGAAGATCGCCCAGCATGCAGGCTAACTTTGGaaatattatgttgtattgtgAATTAAATGCCTTTGCTTTGTTGAAATAAAAggcatatttttttgttttaactttctTTCAGTGGAGAAGTGTTTTCAAGGTTTATAATTAGACTATTGTAAAATATCTGATTCAAGGAGATTTCTGTAGTTTCTTTTGATGAATCTGAATAGCTgatcttataaataaaaaaattaggcaACTAATATTATatctgaaaatattttaattgccGGACTCTCATGCTATTAGTTAACTGATTATAGTTAGTCGGTTACGATAGCAGTTGGTATATTTTTTTCCTGACTTGCTTAGCTGCATACAAGAtatgcatgtatatatacattcCTTCTCATTTTCTCATAGCAGAATTCTCCTTTAGTTAGTTCCTCTTTCAATTGCTAGCTATGGCTTCGATTGAGTTCTCACCATGGCTCTGAAGTTTAGTATTGTATCAGTGTGATACATGCAATCGAATTTACTTGGAGATTAGTGAAATTCAGTACGAATTACTTCTGGATCTGGTTCGATTCGTagtttttgattgatttttgagTAAAGTTCATAACCAATTCGAATATTACATCTATGGCGGGTGCGGAAGATACTCTTACTACTGAGGAGACCAATACTTCTAGTGTTATAGGCATTTCTCTCTATATACATCCCTCTGATAGCCCTGGGACGGTGCTGGTTCCAGTTCAATTTGACGGAGAAAGGTATCAATCCTGGAGGATAGGAGTTATGCAAGCTTTGTCAGAGAAAAACAAATTAGGTTTCATTGATGGGAGTTGTGGAAAAGAAGATGCAATTCGTCAATGGAAGAGGTGCGATGATATGGTAAGAAGATGGATATTGAATTCCATGACTAAGGAAATCTCGGATAGTGTGGGATATGTCAATGACTCTGCGGAACTTTGGAAGGTACTGGAGGATAGGTACGATCATGATGatggagaaaaaatatatgaaatacagaAAGAAATTAACAATCTCAGACAAGGAGTTTTGGATATCACTGCCTACTACACAAGGATGAACAAGTTAGGGGAAGAATTGAGCATTTTGAATCTGACAAGTCAGTGCAAAAGCTTGTGCATTAGTACTGGTGCTAAGGATATTATAAACAAAGTAGAACAGGATAGACTCTTGATCCAATTCCTCATCGGATTGAATAAAGAGTACTCCGCGGTGAGAGGCAATATCCTCACGATGAATCCACTCCCTTCCATGGCACAGGCTTTCTCCTTACTGATCCAGAATGTATGACATAATGGGATTCTTTGATCTCTACATTTTATTACTCTGTTTCTAGATCTGGATTATTGAATTGGCCTTTATTACTCTGTTTATATATTAATGAgttgtttctttttttcaaaatatgatgCAGGATCCTGACTCTGCTTCTGATTTGAATGATGGTATGATGGTTCGAATTCACTattcattaacaatattatgatgaataaaagTGTGTTTTATGCTGCAAAATCCCGCATAAGCCACTGTTAGTAACTTGTTTATTGTATACAGGAAAAGTTGTTGACATCCATTCAGTGACGGAACTAGAGACGAAGTTAAATGCTGCTTCAGAAGCATCATGTCTAGCTATTCTTTACTTTACTGCTACATGGTGTGGCCCTTGTCGTTATATCTCTCCATTTTATACAAACCTACCCAGAAAATATCCAAAAGTTGCATTTCTGAAGGCTGATGTTGATGAGGCGAGAGACGCGGCTTCAAGATGGAATGTAAGTTCcgttccatctttctttttcataaagAATGGCAAGGAGATTGACAAGGTTGTGAGTACTGATAAGAATTCACTGGAAAAGAAGATCGCCCAATATGCAGGCTAACTTGATTGTGAATCAAATGCATTTGCTTTGTAGAAACAAAACTCGTGCCATTTCGTGAGGTAGAAACTCATTTTCTTCAGCCATTTCGTTTTCTTCAAGTTCGTCGCTACAAATTGCCTTCAAATTTTTTGTCACGAACATAacaatcaatttctttttaatatgtttttcttcttttaaatcaactctatttttttctcaattcatatgatcatttttgaattttatatgaaaTCTAGCAAAACAAGTTAGTGCAGGCTCCacattgtattttattttataagaacTAA encodes the following:
- the LOC104646564 gene encoding uncharacterized protein; amino-acid sequence: MAGAEDTLTTEETNTSSVIGISLYIHPSDSPGTVLVPVQFDGERYQSWRIGVMQALSEKNKLGFIDGSCGKEDAIRQWKRCDDMVRRWILNSMTKEISDSVGYVNDSAELWKVLEDRYDHDDGEKIYEIQKEINNLRQGVLDITAYYTRMNKLGEELSILNLTSQCKSLCISTGAKDIINKVEQDRLLIQFLIGLNKEYSAVRGNILTMNPLPSMAQAFSLLIQNDPDSASDLNDGKVVDIHSVTELETKLNAASEASCLAILYFTATWCGPCRYISPFYTNLPRKYPKVAFLKADVDEARDAASRWNVSSVPSFFFIKNGKEIDKVVSTDKNSLEKKIAQYAG